From the genome of Impatiens glandulifera chromosome 9, dImpGla2.1, whole genome shotgun sequence, one region includes:
- the LOC124915358 gene encoding DEAD-box ATP-dependent RNA helicase 16 yields MATSPDKLLNEVDEEDKNFEELGIEPRLVRALTKKGIEKPTPIQQVAIPLILEGKDVVARAKTGSGKTLAYLLPMLQKIFSNTVEEKRLAPTAFVLVPTRELCQQVYSVVQSLIEFCRVQFRVVQLASTMTSSDMKTVLAGIPDILVSTPACIRTCLSAGVIQPKSLQDSLSFLVLDEADLLLSYGYEDDLKALVTHVPKRCQCLLMSATSSSDVEKLKKLVLHNPYILTLPEVGEGNTKDDIIPKNVQQFWISCGARDKLLYTLALLKLELVQKKVLVFTNTIDASFRLKLFLEQFGIKSAVLNSELPQNSRLHLLEEFNAGLFDYLIATDDNKTGEKDNAEESVDPKKNKRQRRKLDAEFGVVRGIDFKNVHTVINYDMPQNPTGYVHRIGRTGRAYNTGASVSLVSPEEEDIFEEVKSILGENAAEDSTFIAPFPLLTKNAVESLRYRSEDVSRSITKVAVRESRAQDLRNEILNSEKLKAHFSLNPKDLDLLKHDKALSKKAPSTHLRDVPEYLLDATTREASKIVKLARAAMGNSNPARRKVGNQKKNNRNKDPLKSFSAEGGAKGGMKRKGKASHEGREKKNKQ; encoded by the exons ATGGCTACTTCACCCGATAAATTACTGAATGAAGTAGACGAAGAAGATAAGAATTTCGAAGAGCTTGGAATTGAGCCTCGCTTAGTTCGGGCACTCACTAAAAAGGGTATTGAGAAACCTACTCCTATTCAACAAGTTGCCATCCCGCTTATACTA GAAGGTAAAGATGTTGTTGCTCGAGCGAAAACTGGTTCTGGTAAAACCCTCGCTTACCTTCTTCCCATGCTACAAAAGATTTTTTCTAATACTGTTGAAGAAAAGAGGCTTGCTCCTACTGCGTTTGTTCTTGTTCCCACTCGGGAATTATGCCAACAG GTTTATTCGGTGGTGCAATCCTTAATTGAGTTTTGCCGGGTGCAATTCAGAGTTGTTCAGTTGGCAAGCACTATGACTTCTTCTGACATG AAAACAGTCTTGGCTGGAATTCCTGATATTCTGGTTTCAACTCCGGCTTGCATAAGAACGTGTTTATCAGCAGGTGTTATTCAACCAAAATCTCTTCAGGATTCGCTTTCATTTCTGGTGCTTGATGAG GCGGACCTTCTTCTGTCATATGGATATGAAGATGACCTGAAAGCTCTGGTTACCCATGTCCCTAAACGTTGTCAGTGCCTTCTTATGTCTGCCACTTCAAG CTCTGATGTTGAAAAGTTGAAAAAGCTTGTTTTACACAATCCCTATATTTTGACTTTACCTGAAGTGGGAGAAGGAAATACTAAGGATGATATAATCCCCAAGAATGTTCAGCAATTCTGG ATTTCGTGCGGTGCTCGCGATAAACTTCTCTACACTCTTGCTCTCTTGAAGTTGGAATTGGTACAGAAAAAAGTACTTGTATTTACTAATACTATAGACGCAAGTTTCAGACTGAAGCTTTTCCTGGAACAG TTTGGAATCAAGTCTGCTGTCTTAAATTCTGAATTACCTCAGAATTCTCGATTACATCTTCTGGAG GAATTCAATGCTGGCCTTTTTGATTACCTAATTGCAACTGATGATAACAAGACTGGAGAAAAGGATAATGCAGAGGAGAGTGTTGAccccaaaaaaaacaaaagacagAGAAGGAAATTAGATGCCGAATTTGGTGTCGTCAGAGGCATTGACTTCAAAAATGTGCACACA gttataaattatgatatgcCTCAAAATCCTACAGGATATGTACATAGAATTGGACGGACAGGGAGAGCCTATAATACTGGTGCTTCAGTTTCTCTT GTATCCCCAGAAGAAGAGGACATTTTTGAAGAAGTAAAATCTATTCTTGGAGAAAATGCAGCGGAAGACTCTACCTTTATCGCCCCATTTCCTTTACTCACTAAGAATGCTGTTGAGTCCTTACGATATAGATCTGAG GATGTTTCAAGAAGCATAACAAAAGTTGCTGTCAGAGAATCAAGGGCCCAAGATCTCAGAAATGAAATTCTTAATTCAGAAAA GTTGAAAGCACATTTCAGTTTAAATCCGAAAGACCTGG ATCTTTTAAAACACGACAAAGCATTGAGCAAGAAGGCACCTTCTACTCATTTGCGTGATGTCCCAGAATACTTACTAGACGCTACTACAAGAGAAGCAAGCAAAATCGTGAAGCTTGCTAGAGCTGCCATGGGAAATTCGAACCCTGCTCGACGTAAGGTGGGCAACCAGAAGAAGAACAATCGAAACAAAGATCCTCTCAAGTCTTTCTCTGCTGAG GGTGGTGCAAAAGGTGGGAtgaaaaggaaaggaaaggcAAGTCATGAAGGTCGGGAGAAGAAAAACAAACAGTAA